One segment of Gordonia terrae DNA contains the following:
- a CDS encoding MCE family protein, with translation MKSIVGPLIKLVVFGVVTVVTTSLLAVTIANAGGDGDAKFNAVFTDATLLNPGDDVRIAGVRVGQVESVEVYDRNKAKVAFNVDRDRLPDGTQLFIRYRNLTGLRYLALERGAGDPSQTVAQGHTFGLTPGVKDTHPPVNLTELFNGFRPLFQQLSASDVNKLTEQIIAIFDGQGGSITRLVSDTADLTNAIADKDKVIGELITNLTKVLDTVNRNDEQFTSLLDNTEKLVTGLAAQRGSVGSAITSVSNLTSVTANILGATRPSIQGDIAGLKSLADQINKRDADIEETLTNLPIKLQKIGRAATFGSWFQFYLCGIDVVAGNGKSPVLTQPLVPLPDINHVLYTSAATRCWADDRPGG, from the coding sequence ATGAAGTCGATCGTCGGACCGCTGATCAAGCTGGTCGTCTTCGGCGTGGTCACCGTGGTGACCACGAGTCTGCTCGCCGTGACCATCGCCAACGCGGGCGGTGACGGGGACGCGAAGTTCAATGCCGTCTTCACCGACGCCACCCTGCTCAACCCGGGCGATGACGTCCGGATCGCGGGTGTGCGCGTGGGGCAGGTGGAGAGCGTCGAGGTCTACGACCGCAACAAGGCCAAGGTAGCGTTCAACGTGGACCGCGACCGTCTGCCCGACGGCACGCAGCTCTTCATCCGCTACCGCAATCTGACCGGACTGCGGTACCTCGCGCTCGAGCGCGGCGCGGGCGACCCGTCGCAGACGGTCGCGCAGGGCCACACGTTCGGCCTGACGCCGGGCGTCAAGGACACCCACCCGCCGGTGAACCTGACCGAACTGTTCAACGGATTCCGACCGCTGTTCCAGCAGTTGTCCGCCTCCGACGTCAACAAGCTGACCGAGCAGATCATCGCGATCTTCGACGGGCAGGGTGGTTCGATCACCCGCCTGGTCAGCGACACGGCCGATCTCACCAACGCGATCGCCGACAAGGACAAGGTCATCGGTGAGCTGATCACCAACCTCACCAAGGTCCTCGACACCGTCAACCGCAACGACGAACAGTTCACCAGCCTCCTCGACAACACCGAGAAGCTCGTGACAGGCCTTGCGGCACAGCGTGGTTCGGTGGGCTCGGCGATCACCTCGGTGTCCAACCTGACCTCGGTCACGGCCAACATCCTCGGTGCGACGCGTCCGTCCATCCAGGGCGACATCGCGGGACTGAAGTCGCTCGCCGACCAGATCAACAAGCGTGACGCGGACATCGAGGAGACGCTGACCAACCTGCCGATCAAGCTCCAGAAGATCGGTCGCGCAGCAACATTCGGTTCCTGGTTCCAGTTCTACCTGTGCGGCATCGACGTGGTGGCGGGCAACGGCAAGTCGCCGGTGCTGACGCAACCGCTGGTCCCGCTACCCGACATCAATCATGTGCTCTACACCAGCGCGGCCACGCGCTGCTGGGCCGACGACCGGCCAGGGGGGTGA
- a CDS encoding MCE family protein: MTLLRKRLLGLVFFLVVALFLTLTITKFNKTFTEFTDVTLVTDSTGNALPANADVKARGMTVGEVREVKPGPDGRVEVVLGLNPDQASTLSDETTARILPKTLFGERYVALQVPEDNSGPTLTNGATIQTDRSGNALEIQQLFDKLLPVLEAIPPQDLNATLTSLSSALSGRGEQLGTTLEELDQIFGEINENLPELEGTLEGLASFSQTYSQALPDVVDALDSLRTTTNTIVERQDDLRTLIATLGVASDDLTGWLRANRTDLIDLAVDSEELLVGLAKQSPTFVCTFRNFAGLIPESRKIVGQGTKNPGVRVNLQFTNPRGRYLPNQDEPRFMDLDPPAVCYDPKMGGNRPFPQYPGGSLADGSYQPPSRNAGPRTMRELPQPQFSGVPAGSVSPAAKPVVAKANPFDDPDYRKQLQVIYGATSGKSPEEVPTWVTMIGGGALQGAKVDIK, from the coding sequence GTGACGCTGCTGCGTAAACGGTTGCTCGGGCTGGTCTTCTTCCTCGTGGTCGCGTTGTTCCTCACCTTGACGATCACGAAGTTCAACAAGACGTTCACCGAGTTCACCGACGTCACGCTGGTGACCGATTCGACCGGCAACGCTCTTCCGGCGAATGCCGACGTCAAGGCCCGCGGCATGACGGTCGGCGAGGTGCGCGAGGTCAAACCCGGACCCGACGGCCGCGTCGAAGTCGTGCTAGGACTCAATCCCGACCAGGCCTCGACGCTGTCGGACGAGACCACCGCGCGCATCCTGCCGAAGACCCTGTTCGGCGAGCGTTACGTGGCCCTGCAGGTGCCGGAGGACAACTCGGGGCCGACCCTGACCAACGGTGCGACGATCCAGACCGACCGCAGCGGCAACGCGCTGGAGATCCAGCAGTTGTTCGACAAGCTGCTCCCGGTCCTCGAGGCGATCCCGCCGCAGGATCTGAACGCCACCCTCACCTCCCTGTCGTCGGCGCTGTCCGGGCGCGGCGAGCAACTGGGCACGACGCTGGAAGAGCTCGATCAGATCTTCGGCGAGATCAACGAGAACCTGCCCGAACTGGAGGGCACCCTCGAAGGACTGGCCAGCTTCTCGCAGACGTATTCGCAGGCGCTGCCCGACGTGGTCGACGCGCTCGACTCGCTGCGCACGACGACGAACACCATCGTCGAACGCCAGGACGACCTACGCACGCTCATCGCCACCCTGGGCGTCGCGTCCGACGACCTGACCGGCTGGCTCCGGGCGAACCGCACGGACCTCATCGACCTCGCCGTCGACTCCGAGGAACTCCTCGTCGGCCTGGCCAAGCAGTCGCCGACCTTCGTGTGCACGTTCCGCAACTTCGCGGGCCTGATCCCGGAGTCGCGCAAGATCGTCGGCCAGGGCACCAAGAACCCGGGCGTGCGCGTGAACCTGCAGTTCACCAATCCTCGTGGCCGTTACCTACCGAACCAGGACGAACCCCGCTTCATGGACCTCGATCCGCCCGCCGTGTGTTACGACCCCAAGATGGGCGGCAACCGCCCGTTCCCGCAGTACCCGGGTGGTTCGCTCGCCGACGGCAGCTACCAGCCGCCGTCGCGTAATGCCGGCCCCCGCACCATGCGTGAGCTGCCGCAGCCTCAGTTCAGCGGCGTACCCGCCGGCTCGGTCTCGCCCGCGGCGAAGCCGGTCGTGGCGAAGGCCAACCCCTTCGACGACCCGGATTACCGCAAGCAGCTGCAGGTCATCTACGGCGCCACGTCGGGTAAGTCGCCGGAAGAGGTGCCCACCTGGGTGACCATGATCGGCGGCGGTGCGCTGCAGGGTGCGAAGGTCGACATCAAATGA
- a CDS encoding MlaE family ABC transporter permease, with product MSSATTRGVDRIAQAGTGALSQTGNIVQLFVDVARQTFVRPFQWREFIQQAWFIASVTILPTALIAIPFGAIVSLQTGSLIKQLGAESYTGAASVLVVIQQGSPLVTSLLIAGAAGSAVAADLGSRTIREEIDAMEVLGINPIQRLVVPRVLAMVLVAMLLNGLVAVIGIGGGYFFNVVVQGGTPGAYLASFGALAQLPDLWVSTLKAAIFGVLAGVVASYKGLNPKGGPKGVGDAVNQSVVITFLLLFLANLIITAVYLQVVPPKGS from the coding sequence ATGAGCAGTGCCACCACGCGTGGCGTCGATCGAATCGCGCAAGCCGGGACAGGTGCCCTGTCACAGACCGGCAATATTGTTCAGCTCTTCGTCGATGTTGCACGCCAGACCTTTGTGCGCCCGTTTCAGTGGCGGGAGTTCATCCAGCAGGCGTGGTTCATCGCCAGCGTGACGATCCTGCCGACGGCACTGATCGCGATTCCGTTCGGTGCGATCGTCTCGCTGCAGACGGGTTCGCTCATCAAGCAGCTCGGTGCGGAGTCCTACACCGGTGCGGCGAGCGTTCTCGTCGTCATCCAGCAGGGTTCGCCCCTGGTGACGTCGTTGCTGATCGCCGGCGCGGCCGGGTCGGCCGTCGCCGCCGACCTCGGGTCGCGCACCATCCGCGAGGAGATCGACGCGATGGAGGTGCTCGGCATCAACCCGATCCAGCGCCTCGTCGTACCGCGTGTGCTGGCCATGGTCCTGGTCGCGATGCTGCTCAACGGACTGGTCGCCGTCATCGGCATCGGTGGTGGCTACTTCTTCAACGTCGTCGTCCAGGGCGGAACGCCGGGCGCCTACCTCGCGTCGTTCGGCGCGTTGGCGCAGCTGCCCGACCTCTGGGTGTCGACCCTCAAGGCCGCGATCTTCGGTGTCCTCGCCGGAGTGGTGGCGTCGTACAAGGGCCTCAACCCCAAGGGCGGTCCGAAGGGCGTGGGTGACGCGGTCAACCAGAGCGTCGTCATCACGTTCCTGCTGCTGTTCCTGGCGAACCTGATCATCACTGCGGTCTACCTGCAGGTCGTCCCACCGAAGGGGAGCTAG
- a CDS encoding MlaE family ABC transporter permease, which produces MTDGGGGVTIAKSRPEYYMYEARKQLGKPLKVLDGAGEQMSFYGRTLAWMPKTIVHYTREVLRLLAEVAFGSGGLAVIGGTIGVMVLMSGFTGVVVGLQGYAALDQIGSQALTGFLSAYVNTREVAPLVAGLALSATVGCGFTAQLGAMRISEEIDALETMAVPSIPFLVSTRVIAGFIAVIPLYVLGLLSAYLASRVVTTVFNGQSGGSYDHYFNLFLPPADVLWSFGKVLVFAFVIILVHCYYGYYASGGPAGVGVAVGHAVRAALVLIAVLDFFLGLAIWGTTTTVRVGG; this is translated from the coding sequence GTGACCGACGGTGGGGGCGGCGTGACGATCGCCAAGAGCAGGCCCGAGTACTACATGTACGAGGCCCGCAAGCAGCTGGGCAAGCCGCTGAAGGTGCTCGACGGTGCCGGCGAGCAGATGTCGTTCTACGGCCGGACGCTCGCCTGGATGCCGAAGACGATCGTGCATTACACGCGCGAGGTCCTCCGCCTTCTCGCCGAAGTCGCGTTCGGTTCGGGCGGACTCGCGGTCATCGGCGGCACGATCGGCGTGATGGTGCTGATGTCCGGGTTCACCGGCGTCGTGGTCGGCCTGCAGGGTTATGCAGCTCTCGATCAGATCGGCTCGCAGGCCCTGACCGGCTTCCTCTCCGCCTACGTCAACACCCGCGAGGTGGCGCCGCTGGTGGCGGGGCTTGCCCTGTCGGCGACCGTCGGCTGTGGCTTCACCGCCCAGCTCGGTGCCATGCGCATCTCGGAGGAGATCGACGCGCTGGAGACGATGGCCGTGCCGTCGATCCCGTTCCTGGTGTCGACCCGCGTGATCGCCGGGTTCATCGCGGTCATCCCGCTCTACGTGCTCGGCCTGCTGTCGGCGTATCTGGCGTCCCGGGTGGTGACGACGGTCTTCAACGGCCAGTCCGGCGGCTCCTACGACCACTACTTCAACCTGTTCCTGCCACCGGCCGACGTCTTGTGGTCGTTCGGCAAGGTGCTGGTCTTCGCGTTCGTGATCATTCTCGTGCACTGCTATTACGGCTACTACGCCTCGGGCGGTCCCGCGGGTGTGGGCGTGGCCGTCGGTCACGCGGTACGAGCGGCCCTGGTCCTCATCGCCGTCCTGGACTTCTTCCTGGGCCTGGCGATCTGGGGCACCACGACAACCGTGCGAGTGGGGGGTTAG
- a CDS encoding MCE family protein, with product MADNNDPNPRGGDHDDTERDEAQAPVQHPHRRFGGRRSPVSIGAIGILILLMLGLSSFYLAELPLLGAGARYTAKFTEAAGLKPGNEVRVAGVKVGEVDDVTLDGDRVNVTFRVENTWIGDQTQATIQIKTILGQKFLSLNPRGSEPADPDVPLTDTVAPYDVIEAFSGAAEQIGELDNDQLAESMRVLSDTFSGTAGTTGPALEGIARLSETISSRDQEVQRLLAATKDTSKILADRNEEFVRLIGGAGQLLDELNNRQRNISALLASTTSLGDSLTGIVRDNEEQIGPALDALKGVNELLQRQNQNIRDSIKYMAPFYRLYANVLGNGRWFESSVVNLLPPALPQQNTTRPPNKQAMENNAGTGVG from the coding sequence ATGGCAGACAACAACGATCCGAACCCACGCGGCGGTGACCACGACGACACCGAACGCGACGAGGCGCAGGCCCCGGTGCAGCATCCGCACCGGCGTTTCGGTGGCCGGCGCAGCCCGGTCAGCATCGGTGCCATCGGCATCCTGATCCTGCTGATGCTCGGACTCAGTTCGTTCTATCTCGCCGAACTGCCGCTGCTGGGCGCGGGCGCCCGCTACACGGCGAAGTTCACCGAGGCCGCCGGCCTGAAACCGGGCAACGAGGTGCGCGTCGCGGGCGTCAAGGTGGGCGAGGTCGACGACGTGACCCTCGACGGCGATCGCGTCAACGTGACCTTCCGGGTGGAGAACACGTGGATCGGCGACCAGACGCAGGCGACCATCCAGATCAAGACGATCCTCGGTCAGAAATTCCTGTCGCTGAACCCGCGCGGCAGTGAGCCCGCCGACCCCGACGTCCCGCTGACCGACACGGTGGCCCCCTACGACGTCATCGAGGCGTTCTCCGGGGCGGCCGAGCAGATCGGCGAACTCGACAACGACCAGTTGGCGGAGTCCATGCGCGTCCTGTCGGACACGTTCTCGGGTACGGCCGGGACGACCGGTCCGGCGCTCGAGGGCATCGCGCGTCTGTCGGAGACGATCTCCAGCCGTGATCAGGAGGTCCAGCGGTTGCTCGCCGCGACGAAGGACACCTCGAAGATCCTCGCCGATCGCAATGAGGAGTTCGTGCGCCTCATCGGTGGTGCAGGCCAGCTGCTCGACGAACTGAACAACCGGCAGCGCAACATCTCGGCGCTGCTGGCCAGCACGACGAGCCTGGGCGACTCGCTCACCGGCATCGTGCGGGACAACGAAGAACAGATCGGACCCGCGCTCGATGCGCTGAAGGGCGTCAATGAGCTGCTACAGCGTCAGAACCAGAACATTCGCGACTCCATCAAGTACATGGCGCCGTTCTACCGGTTGTACGCCAACGTGCTCGGCAACGGTCGCTGGTTCGAGTCGTCCGTGGTGAACCTGCTGCCGCCCGCGCTGCCGCAGCAGAACACGACGCGGCCGCCGAACAAGCAGGCCATGGAGAACAACGCCGGGACGGGGGTCGGCTGA